One Brassica napus cultivar Da-Ae chromosome A5, Da-Ae, whole genome shotgun sequence DNA window includes the following coding sequences:
- the LOC106452072 gene encoding two-component response regulator ARR1, translating into MMNPSQGRGLGSGGGSSSGRNKGGEAVVEMFPSGLRVLVVDDDPTCLMILERMLRTCLYEVTKCNRAEMALSLLRKNKHGFDIVISDVHMPDMDGFKLLEHVGLEMDLPVIMMSADDSKSVVLKGVTHGAVDYLIKPVRMEALKNIWQHVVRKRRSEWSVPEHSGSIEETGQQQQQRGPAVSEDAADDNASSVNNEGNNWRSSSNNSRKRKEEEGDEQGDEDASNLKKPRVVWSVELHQQFVAAVNQLGVEKAVPKKILELMNVPGLTRENVASHLQKYRIYLRRLGGVSQHQGNLNNSFMTGQDASFGPLSSLNGFDLQALAVTGQLPAQSLAQLQAAGLGRPAMVSKSGLPVSSVVDERSIFSFDNSKPRFGDGIGGHQTQQPQMNLLHGVPTGMEPRQLAGLQQQLPVGGNRMSIQQQIAAVRAGHSGMLMPQQQPFPRGPPSIRQPMLPNRITERSGFSGRSSVPESSRVLPTSYTNLATQQHSSTSVAFNSFQQELPVNSFPLPSAPGLSVPAQVRKPLSSSSSYQEEVNSSEAGFTAPSYDMFSNRHNDWDLRSIAFDAHQDAESVAFSNSEAFSFSSMSRNNNNNATVAATDLGRNQQQTLSGMVPHHQVYGNGGGGGSSVRVKSERDTAAMAFHEQYSNQEDLMSALLKQEGVAPVVDTEFDFDAYSIDDIPV; encoded by the exons ATGATGAATCCGAGTCAGGGAAGAGGACTCGGATCGGGTGGTGGGTCGAGCTCCGGTAGAAACAAAGGAGGTGAAGCCGTGGTGGAGATGTTTCCGTCGGGACTTAGAGTACTAGTGGTTGACGATGACCCGACTTGTCTCATGATCTTGGAGAGGATGCTCAGAACTTGTCTCTACGAAG TAACGAAATGCAACAGAGCAGAGATGGCATTGTCTCTGCTCCGGAAGAACAAACACGGATTCGATATTGTCATCAGCGATGTTCACATGCCTGACATGGACGGCTTCAAGCTTCTTGAACATGTTGGTCTAGAGATGGACTTGCCTGTCATCA TGATGTCTGCGGATGATTCAAAGAGTGTGGTTCTAAAAGGAGTCACTCACGGTGCGGTTGATTACCTCATCAAACCGGTGCGTATGGAGGCGCTTAAGAACATTTGGCAGCACGTTGTTCGGAAGAGGAGGAGCGAGTGGAGCGTACCGGAGCATTCTGGTAGCATTGAGGAGACCGGACAGCAGCAGCAACAGAGAGGTCCAGCTGTTTCTGAGGATGCGGCGGATGATAACGCTTCCTCTGTTAACAACGAAGGGAACAACTGGAGGAGCAGCAGCAACAACTCACGGAAACggaaagaagaggaaggggatgAGCAAGGGGACGAAGACGCTTCCAATCTGAAGAAACCGCGTGTTGTCTGGTCTGTTGAGTTGCATCAGCAGTTTGTTGCTGCTGTTAATCAGCTCGGCGTTGAAA AGGCGGTTCCTAAGAAGATCTTAGAGCTGATGAATGTTCCTGGACTAACCCGTGAGAACGTAGCCAGTCACCTTCAG AAATACAGGATATACCTAAGACGCCTCGGGGGAGTCTCACAGCACCAAGGAAACTTAAACAACTCGTTTATGACGGGTCAGGACGCTAGCTTCGGTCCTCTTTCTTCACTGAATGGGTTTGATCTTCAAGCGTTAGCAGTCACAGGTCAGCTCCCTGCTCAGAGCCTTGCGCAGCTTCAAGCCGCTGGTTTAGGCCGGCCTGCGATGGTCTCCAAGTCAGGGCTACCTGTTTCCTCCGTCGTGGACGAGAGAAGCATCTTCAGCTTCGACAACTCGAAACCAAGATTCGGAGATGGGATTGGTGGTCATCAAACACAACAGCCGCAGATGAACTTGCTTCACGGTGTCCCCACGGGTATGGAGCCTAGACAGCTCGCGGGGTTGCAACAGCAGCTTCCTGTTGGTGGTAATAGAATGAGCATTCAACAGCAGATTGCTGCGGTTCGAGCCGGACATAGCGGAATGCTGATGCCTCAGCAGCAGCCATTCCCGCGAGGGCCACCCTCCATCAGGCAGCCTATGTTACCAAACCGTATAACTGAGAGAAGCGGCTTCTCGGGGAGGAGCAGTGTTCCAGAGAGCAGCCGAGTGTTACCTACAAGCTACACCAACCTCGCAACGCAACAACACTCATCAACTTCGGTAGCCTTCAACAGCTTCCAACAAGAGCTCCCCGTGAACAGCTTCCCGCTTCCGAGTGCACCAGGCTTATCAGTTCCGGCTCAGGTTCGGAAACcactttcttcctcttcttcttacCAAGAAGAGGTTAACAGCTCGGAAGCGGGCTTCACCGCCCCAAGCTACGACATGTTCTCCAACAGACATAACGACTGGGATCTTCGGAGTATCGCCTTCGACGCGCATCAAGACGCAGAATCCGTAGCCTTCTCCAACTCAGAAGCCTTCTCTTTTTCCTCCATGTcaagaaacaacaacaacaacgcaACGGTTGCAGCCACGGATCTTGGCCGGAACCAGCAGCAAACACTGTCAGGCATGGTACCGCATCATCAGGTTTATGGCAACGGAGGGGGCGGTGGCAGTTCAGTGAGGGTGAAGTCGGAGAGAGATACAGCAGCGATGGCGTTCCACGAGCAGTATAGTAATCAAGAAGATCTTATGAGTGCACTTCTTAAGcag GAAGGAGTGGCACCGGTTGTTGATACCGAGTTCGACTTTGACGCATATTCAATCGATGAtatcccggtttga
- the LOC106452076 gene encoding GATA transcription factor 17 — protein MSDGSVETKTKLDSSGESSDVDNENCISSGSGSSGGEAKRTCVDCGTFRTPLWRGGPAGPKSLCNACGIKSRKKRQAALGIKPEKKIRKSIIITSDTSDVSLEDDDDHSSSSKGIMSRFLDLGFKVPVMKRSPVEKKKRLWSKLGEEERAAAVLLMALSCASVYA, from the exons ATGTCTGACGGATCAGTAGAAACGAAAACAAAGCTTGATTCTTCCGGAGAGTCATCTGACGTCGATAACGAGAACTGCATTAGCAGTGGAAGTGGAAGTAGTGGAGGCGAAGCGAAGCGGACTTGCGTTGATTGCGGAACATTCCGAACTCCCCTTTGGCGCGGTGGCCCTGCCGGACCTAAG TCGTTGTGCAATGCGTGTGGGATCAAGAGCAGGAAGAAGAGGCAAGCTGCTCTCGGGATCAAACCAGAGAAGAAAATCAGAAAAAGCATCATCATCACCAGTGATACTAGTGATGTAAgccttgaagatgatgatgatcacagcagcagcagcaaagGAATAATGAGTAgatttttggatttagggtttaaagttccGGTGATGAAGAGATCACCggttgagaagaagaagaggctgtGGAGTAAACTCGGCGAGGAAGAGAGAGCCGCCGCCGTGCTTCTCATGGCTCTCTCTTGTGCCTCCGTTTATGCTTAA